A genomic stretch from Cyanobacteriota bacterium includes:
- a CDS encoding DUF928 domain-containing protein translates to MATGIPELVAAGTAFNSPPSRGLPGRREGAGTRDVCVYQDAQGRKNPNGSALSVLALTPPTNEGYTLSEHPSFFFYLPRNNARLVQFALTDEDDKEVFKTSYEVAGEAGIINIRMPNNSAVKPLKAGKLYKWKFDLICDPSDPTATIRRYGWIERKDDAALRAKIARATPDQRPQLYAEAGIWFDTLESLYQLRRERPNDRELQADWARVLDAANLGVIAKDPLSTCCQVNATR, encoded by the coding sequence ATGGCTACTGGTATTCCAGAGCTGGTAGCCGCTGGTACAGCCTTTAACTCGCCCCCTAGCCGAGGTCTGCCGGGCCGTCGAGAGGGTGCTGGCACTCGTGATGTTTGTGTATATCAAGATGCACAAGGTCGCAAGAACCCTAATGGGTCGGCGTTGTCTGTGCTGGCCCTTACACCGCCTACAAATGAGGGCTACACCCTATCTGAGCATCCTAGCTTTTTCTTCTATCTACCCAGGAACAACGCCCGCTTGGTGCAGTTTGCCCTAACTGACGAGGACGACAAAGAGGTGTTTAAGACGAGCTATGAGGTTGCCGGTGAAGCAGGCATTATTAACATCCGTATGCCTAATAACTCTGCTGTGAAACCTTTGAAGGCAGGAAAGCTCTATAAGTGGAAGTTTGACCTCATCTGTGATCCTAGTGATCCAACAGCAACTATTCGCCGCTATGGTTGGATTGAGCGCAAGGATGATGCAGCCCTAAGAGCTAAGATTGCCCGCGCCACACCTGACCAACGCCCTCAGCTCTATGCTGAAGCAGGCATTTGGTTTGATACTTTAGAGTCTCTATACCAGCTACGGCGGGAACGACCAAACGATCGGGAGCTACAAGCTGACTGGGCTAGAGTACTTGATGCTGCTAATCTAGGGGTGATTGCTAAGGATCCATTAAGTACCTGTTGCCAAGTCAATGCAACTCGATGA